The following coding sequences lie in one Halorarum halophilum genomic window:
- a CDS encoding aldehyde dehydrogenase family protein, protein MRTADEYIRDTYDLYVGGRWTSAAAGKRFATVDPATKEPLAEVAAGKAPDVDRAVAAAREAFPGWRDTPPDERGRIVHRIGQLVREYRDELAAVESVDQGKPRSQAESDIEGAARYFEYYAGAADKLEGTTVPVGPDQLDYTVREPYGVSAQITPWNFPANLFARGVAPALVAGNATVVKPAEQTPLSTLRLAELCAEAGVPDGVVNVVTGFGDEAGAALSSHPGVDTITFTGSVPTGQAIMKRAADNVVPVTLELGGKNPAVVFPDADLDAAANWIARAIFTNAGQVCSAADRVVVHEGVHDELVERLVDRAERYDLGQGTDDPGMGPLASADQLERVTRYIDLGREEGATLATGGRALDREGYFVEPTVFTGVDTDMRIAQEEIFGPVLAVIPVADEAEALAVANDVEYGLVGGVFTADVTRAHRFARRLEAGNVYVNKWFGDTNQTPFGGYKRSGIGREKGLEALDSYLQTKNVAVNLADDDGTDLPGA, encoded by the coding sequence ATGAGAACCGCTGACGAATACATACGGGATACGTACGACCTCTACGTCGGCGGGCGGTGGACGTCGGCAGCGGCCGGCAAGCGGTTCGCCACCGTCGACCCGGCGACCAAGGAGCCGCTCGCGGAGGTGGCGGCGGGGAAGGCTCCCGACGTCGACCGCGCGGTAGCGGCCGCCCGCGAGGCGTTCCCCGGGTGGCGCGACACGCCGCCGGACGAGCGCGGGCGGATCGTCCACCGGATCGGCCAACTCGTCCGGGAGTACCGGGACGAACTGGCCGCCGTGGAGAGCGTCGACCAGGGGAAGCCGCGCTCCCAGGCGGAGAGCGACATCGAGGGAGCGGCCCGCTACTTCGAGTACTACGCGGGCGCGGCCGACAAACTCGAGGGGACGACCGTGCCGGTCGGCCCCGACCAGCTCGACTACACCGTGCGGGAACCGTACGGCGTCAGCGCACAGATCACGCCGTGGAACTTCCCCGCGAACCTCTTCGCCCGCGGCGTCGCGCCGGCGCTCGTCGCCGGGAACGCGACCGTCGTCAAGCCGGCGGAGCAGACCCCGCTCTCGACGCTCCGACTCGCGGAGCTGTGCGCGGAGGCGGGCGTCCCGGACGGCGTCGTCAACGTGGTCACGGGGTTCGGCGACGAGGCCGGCGCGGCGCTCTCCTCGCACCCCGGCGTCGATACGATCACGTTCACCGGGAGCGTGCCGACCGGTCAGGCCATCATGAAGCGGGCCGCGGACAACGTCGTCCCGGTCACGCTCGAACTCGGCGGCAAGAACCCCGCCGTCGTGTTCCCCGACGCGGACCTCGACGCGGCAGCGAACTGGATCGCCAGGGCGATCTTCACGAACGCCGGGCAAGTGTGCTCGGCCGCCGACCGCGTCGTCGTCCACGAGGGGGTCCACGACGAACTGGTCGAGCGCCTCGTCGACCGCGCCGAGCGGTACGACCTCGGGCAGGGAACCGACGATCCGGGAATGGGCCCGCTCGCCTCCGCTGACCAGCTCGAGCGGGTGACGCGCTACATCGACCTCGGCCGCGAGGAGGGAGCGACGCTCGCCACCGGCGGGCGGGCGCTCGACCGCGAGGGGTACTTCGTCGAGCCGACGGTGTTCACCGGCGTCGACACCGACATGCGCATCGCACAGGAGGAGATCTTCGGCCCGGTCCTCGCCGTCATCCCCGTCGCGGACGAGGCGGAGGCGCTCGCCGTGGCAAACGACGTCGAGTACGGCCTCGTCGGTGGCGTCTTCACGGCCGACGTCACGCGGGCCCACCGGTTCGCCCGACGGCTCGAAGCGGGCAACGTCTACGTCAACAAGTGGTTCGGCGACACGAACCAGACCCCGTTCGGCGGGTACAAGCGGAGCGGCATCGGCCGGGAGAAGGGGCTGGAGGCGCTCGACTCGTACCTCCAGACGAAGAACGTCGCCGTGAACCTCGCGGACGACGACGGGACGGACCTCCCCGGCGCCTGA
- a CDS encoding SDR family oxidoreductase yields MVLRDKATVVTGAGSGMGRATARLFAERGARVAVVDLDGDAAAETAATIEADDGDGAAVPVTADVSDPEDVASFVERTVEEFGRIDVLHNNAGVPQESTPVEDVTERTWDRIQDVNLKSAFLGAKYAVPHMREGGGGVILNTASTAGIRPRTGLSAYAASKGGMITLTKQLAHELAADGIRVNAICPVATDTDMLPEFAGGDLSVDGMAETIPLGRLAEPGDIASAAAFLASEEASMVTGTALEVDGGRDI; encoded by the coding sequence ATGGTACTGCGTGACAAAGCGACGGTCGTCACGGGCGCGGGGTCGGGAATGGGCCGGGCGACCGCCCGCCTGTTCGCGGAGCGTGGCGCTCGGGTCGCCGTCGTCGACCTCGACGGCGACGCCGCGGCCGAGACGGCCGCGACCATCGAAGCCGACGACGGCGACGGAGCGGCCGTCCCGGTGACCGCGGACGTCTCCGACCCCGAGGACGTGGCGTCGTTCGTCGAGCGCACAGTCGAGGAGTTCGGGCGCATCGACGTCCTCCACAACAACGCGGGGGTTCCCCAGGAGTCGACGCCGGTCGAGGACGTGACCGAACGGACGTGGGACCGCATCCAGGACGTGAACCTGAAGAGCGCCTTTCTCGGGGCCAAGTACGCCGTCCCGCACATGCGCGAGGGGGGCGGGGGCGTCATCCTCAACACCGCGTCGACGGCGGGCATCCGACCGCGGACGGGCCTCTCGGCGTACGCCGCCTCCAAGGGTGGGATGATCACCCTCACGAAGCAGTTGGCCCACGAACTCGCCGCGGACGGCATCCGGGTCAACGCCATCTGCCCGGTCGCGACCGACACCGACATGCTCCCCGAGTTCGCCGGCGGCGACCTGAGCGTCGACGGGATGGCCGAGACCATCCCGCTGGGTCGGCTGGCCGAACCGGGGGACATCGCCAGTGCGGCCGCATTCCTCGCCAGCGAGGAGGCGTCGATGGTGACCGGAACCGCCCTCGAAGTCGACGGGGGGCGGGACATCTAG
- a CDS encoding ArgE/DapE family deacylase, with the protein MVAKRDIYDAVDDRTDGMVTFLREFVAIETENPPGRNYRAGARFLADELADRGYDVETVDVPEAVVAEHYPERTDHERVNVLGRKAGEQEGPDVHFTGHFDVVPAGEDWSTDPYDPVVEDGRIYGRGASDMKSGIAASLLAVDALEAAGANLRGSITQSMTVDEETGGFTGLGYLVSEGYVAPENTDYCVYTECFDSSRICLGHRGVLKFHVTARGEKAHGCMAHDGANALMAMNDFLGRVDEYEDDLHDRTTDLPVTPPESRRADISATMVDAGYSENVVPDRCRATFYRVLVPGETVESAREEVHALMADAEAATGRPFEYDEIMFAEPTSVPADCTVGRTYTENILEFYDETDPVVSPGSDDQRFVVNDAGIEECIVYGPGLLDQAHVVDEHVPVEEVVTAAKVMAASTADLMGITE; encoded by the coding sequence ATGGTCGCCAAACGGGACATCTACGACGCGGTCGACGACCGGACCGACGGGATGGTCACGTTCCTCCGGGAGTTCGTCGCCATCGAGACGGAGAACCCGCCGGGGCGGAACTACCGGGCGGGCGCTCGGTTCCTCGCCGACGAGTTGGCCGACCGGGGCTACGACGTCGAGACGGTCGACGTCCCCGAGGCCGTCGTCGCGGAGCACTACCCGGAGCGAACCGACCACGAGCGTGTGAACGTGCTGGGCCGGAAGGCGGGCGAGCAGGAGGGTCCGGACGTCCACTTCACGGGCCACTTCGACGTCGTCCCCGCCGGGGAAGACTGGAGCACCGACCCATACGACCCCGTCGTCGAGGACGGCCGCATTTACGGCCGAGGTGCCAGCGATATGAAGTCCGGCATCGCGGCCAGCCTCCTCGCGGTCGACGCGCTCGAGGCGGCGGGCGCCAACCTCCGCGGGTCGATCACCCAGAGCATGACCGTCGACGAGGAGACCGGCGGGTTCACCGGCCTGGGCTATCTCGTCTCCGAGGGGTACGTCGCCCCTGAGAACACCGACTACTGCGTCTACACGGAGTGTTTCGACTCCTCCCGCATCTGTCTCGGCCACCGGGGGGTCCTGAAGTTCCACGTCACCGCCCGCGGCGAGAAGGCCCACGGCTGTATGGCCCACGACGGCGCGAACGCCCTCATGGCGATGAACGACTTCCTCGGCCGCGTCGACGAGTACGAGGACGACCTCCACGACCGGACGACTGACCTGCCGGTCACGCCCCCGGAGTCGAGGCGCGCGGACATCTCGGCGACGATGGTCGACGCCGGCTACTCCGAGAACGTCGTCCCCGACCGGTGTCGGGCGACGTTCTATCGCGTGCTCGTCCCCGGCGAGACCGTCGAGAGCGCCCGCGAGGAGGTCCACGCCCTGATGGCCGACGCGGAAGCCGCGACCGGTCGGCCGTTCGAGTACGACGAGATCATGTTCGCCGAGCCGACGAGCGTCCCGGCGGACTGCACGGTGGGCCGGACGTACACGGAGAACATCCTGGAGTTCTACGACGAGACCGACCCCGTCGTCTCGCCGGGGTCGGACGACCAGCGGTTCGTCGTCAACGACGCGGGCATCGAGGAGTGCATCGTCTACGGCCCCGGACTGCTCGACCAGGCCCACGTCGTTGACGAACACGTGCCGGTCGAGGAGGTCGTGACGGCAGCGAAGGTGATGGCCGCCTCGACGGCCGACCTGATGGGCATCACCGAGTAG
- a CDS encoding Zn-dependent hydrolase codes for MMLRLDRERLVATMEEQATYGATEDGGLHRLALTEADREIRDWFVARLRAADLTVRVDEFGNVFGRRAGTDPDAAPVLVGSHLDSQPNGGIYDGALGVIAALEFVRTLDDEGIETARPVEIVNWTNEEGSRFQPAMQGSGVWAGSHDIDVEYAKTDDDGVALGAALDEIGYRGDVPAEPATEYDAYLELHVEQGPTLAEAGAAVGVVTGIVGFTWGAVTFRGEADHSGPTPMHHRSDALVAAADLITAVRRIPGTLGERTVGTVGYIDAEPNSINVIPEEVTVTWGFRDPDDETVERAYRRVLAEADHAAAREGADVETEERMRAPAITFPDRTVDAVRRAADARDCRHLDLVSGAGHDATHLASVCDTGMVFAASEGGKSHSPAEFTSWDDCYEAATVLANAALERATGTEK; via the coding sequence GTGATGCTCCGCCTCGACCGTGAACGCCTCGTCGCGACGATGGAGGAACAGGCGACGTACGGCGCCACCGAGGACGGCGGGCTCCACCGGCTGGCGCTGACCGAGGCCGACCGGGAGATCCGGGACTGGTTCGTCGCCCGGCTCCGGGCGGCCGACCTCACGGTCCGCGTCGACGAGTTCGGGAACGTCTTCGGCCGGCGGGCGGGGACCGATCCCGACGCCGCTCCGGTCCTCGTCGGTTCACACCTTGACTCCCAGCCAAACGGCGGCATCTACGACGGGGCACTCGGCGTGATCGCGGCCCTGGAGTTCGTCCGCACGCTCGACGACGAGGGCATCGAGACGGCTCGCCCCGTCGAGATCGTCAACTGGACGAACGAGGAGGGATCGCGCTTCCAGCCGGCGATGCAGGGCAGCGGCGTGTGGGCCGGTTCCCACGACATCGACGTCGAGTACGCGAAGACCGACGACGACGGGGTCGCGCTCGGCGCCGCGCTCGACGAGATCGGCTACCGCGGGGACGTCCCGGCGGAACCCGCCACCGAGTACGACGCCTACCTCGAGCTCCACGTCGAACAGGGGCCGACGCTCGCGGAGGCCGGCGCGGCCGTGGGCGTCGTCACTGGCATCGTCGGGTTCACGTGGGGCGCGGTCACCTTCCGCGGCGAGGCCGACCACTCCGGCCCGACGCCGATGCACCACCGCAGCGACGCCCTCGTGGCCGCCGCCGACCTCATCACGGCGGTTCGCCGCATCCCCGGAACGCTCGGCGAGCGGACGGTCGGGACGGTCGGCTACATCGACGCCGAACCCAACTCCATCAACGTCATCCCCGAGGAGGTGACGGTGACGTGGGGCTTCCGCGACCCCGACGACGAGACCGTCGAGCGGGCGTACCGACGGGTGCTCGCGGAGGCCGACCACGCGGCCGCGCGTGAGGGCGCCGACGTCGAGACCGAGGAGCGCATGCGCGCGCCGGCGATCACGTTCCCCGACCGCACCGTCGACGCCGTTCGCCGTGCCGCGGACGCCCGCGACTGCCGACACCTCGACCTCGTCAGCGGCGCGGGCCACGACGCGACCCACCTCGCGTCGGTCTGTGACACCGGCATGGTGTTCGCCGCGAGCGAGGGCGGCAAGAGCCACTCGCCGGCGGAGTTCACGAGCTGGGACGACTGCTACGAGGCGGCGACCGTCCTCGCGAACGCGGCGCTCGAGCGTGCGACGGGGACCGAGAAGTGA
- a CDS encoding sodium:solute symporter family protein, translating to MAEINPFYLGTFVVYLLIVLAIGLWGYTQTSDVMDFWAFGQEMGPWLATWSFVANFVSAVSVIGFIGAVYGEGYTLMTHTIFGLMLGTSALYFAVDRVRNLDLLTFPDIIASVTGYQVARPIAGTVLLGNGWLYLVMQLVGASLLVTTITGVPYEYMVWVIGIVFIAYTVLGGLISVAWTDFLQGTLMVGAVLLALGYMIFDLGGLTSINQQFASLNAANVHPTGQGAYTAIGIIATIVAFFGTIFTEQNNIVRIAATKNVRAAKIHLAAAGVILSVFYSALVILGGATTVALDSNGMAVQTQDAAFPALITNYVPSGVGVIIILAVMSAILSTTDTRLHSTGITTARDIYSYFRPDSSDDSQLKVSRVATIVFGITATAAAVNPPGTIIELYNFRAVLLTSAFLIPVYLGLYWVGLSGRAILASVVTGAILGVATEITGGLFGIPSTFIGVGAATLVLVVGHMLLGGSEPKGGAMAGD from the coding sequence ATGGCGGAAATTAACCCGTTCTACCTCGGGACGTTCGTCGTGTACCTCCTCATCGTGCTCGCGATCGGCCTCTGGGGGTACACGCAGACCTCCGACGTCATGGACTTCTGGGCGTTCGGCCAGGAGATGGGCCCGTGGCTGGCGACGTGGTCGTTCGTCGCCAACTTCGTGAGCGCGGTCAGCGTCATCGGCTTCATCGGGGCGGTGTACGGCGAGGGGTACACGCTGATGACCCACACCATCTTCGGACTGATGCTCGGGACGAGCGCGCTGTACTTCGCGGTCGATCGGGTCCGGAACCTCGACCTGCTCACCTTCCCGGACATCATCGCCAGCGTGACCGGCTACCAGGTGGCCAGGCCGATCGCGGGCACGGTCCTCCTCGGCAACGGGTGGCTGTACCTCGTGATGCAGCTCGTCGGCGCGAGCCTCCTCGTCACCACCATCACCGGCGTCCCCTACGAGTACATGGTGTGGGTCATCGGCATCGTGTTCATCGCCTACACCGTGCTCGGCGGGCTCATCAGCGTCGCGTGGACCGACTTCCTGCAGGGGACGCTGATGGTCGGCGCTGTGCTGCTCGCGCTCGGGTACATGATCTTCGACCTCGGCGGGCTCACGAGCATCAATCAGCAGTTCGCCTCGCTGAACGCCGCGAACGTGCACCCGACGGGCCAGGGCGCGTACACCGCCATCGGCATCATCGCGACGATCGTCGCCTTCTTCGGGACGATCTTCACCGAGCAGAACAACATCGTCCGGATCGCCGCGACCAAGAACGTCAGGGCGGCGAAGATCCACCTCGCTGCAGCGGGCGTCATCCTGTCGGTGTTCTACTCGGCGCTCGTCATCCTCGGCGGGGCGACGACGGTCGCGCTCGACTCGAACGGGATGGCCGTCCAGACGCAGGACGCCGCGTTCCCCGCACTCATCACCAACTACGTCCCCTCGGGCGTCGGCGTCATCATCATCCTCGCGGTCATGAGCGCCATCCTCTCGACGACGGACACGCGCCTGCACTCGACCGGGATCACCACGGCGCGCGACATCTACAGCTACTTCCGGCCCGACTCCAGCGACGACTCACAGCTGAAGGTCTCGCGGGTCGCGACCATCGTCTTCGGTATCACGGCCACCGCGGCGGCGGTCAATCCGCCGGGCACCATCATCGAGCTCTACAACTTCCGGGCGGTCCTGCTGACGAGCGCGTTCCTCATCCCGGTGTACCTGGGGCTCTACTGGGTCGGCCTGAGCGGACGGGCGATCCTCGCGTCCGTCGTCACCGGCGCGATCCTCGGCGTCGCGACCGAGATAACGGGCGGGCTGTTCGGCATCCCGTCGACGTTCATCGGCGTCGGCGCGGCGACGCTCGTGCTCGTCGTCGGCCACATGCTCCTCGGGGGGAGCGAACCGAAGGGCGGCGCGATGGCGGGCGACTGA
- a CDS encoding M20 family metallopeptidase: MSLTDRAEELTTLVGDLVRIETENPPGNERACSEYIVEWFDERGIDAELVAEPYADRPQVGARVGTGDPTLVLNGHIDVVPAGDLDEWTHEPYGAEVADGSLYGRGSVDMKTGVAIAMLTTAELADEIESGDLPGSIVFHAAIGEETAEPGTRTLLERGYDGEYGVVLEPTSMRTATSEKGLAWYEITVSGDPSHASRPDQGENAIQHARPVLDALADYDADVRARTDDLVGQAYATVTMFDAGTKENVVPERATITVDRRFLPQESVEEIDAEFDDLLADVAADNDIEVSWERTRTYESAAIDEDSPLAEVFRRHSADVADVPTDPWGVKASTDVRNFVNDADIEAITWGPGDLSQAHTYDEHVDLSAAADGLEALRSAAREVLSGDVE, from the coding sequence ATGTCCCTCACGGACCGCGCCGAGGAGCTCACCACGCTCGTCGGCGATCTGGTACGGATCGAGACGGAGAACCCCCCCGGCAACGAACGGGCGTGTTCGGAGTACATCGTCGAGTGGTTCGACGAGCGTGGCATCGACGCCGAGCTCGTCGCGGAGCCGTACGCCGACCGGCCGCAGGTCGGCGCTCGCGTCGGGACGGGCGACCCGACGCTCGTCCTGAACGGCCATATCGACGTCGTGCCCGCGGGGGACCTCGACGAGTGGACCCACGAGCCGTACGGCGCCGAGGTGGCGGACGGCAGCCTATACGGCCGCGGCAGCGTGGACATGAAGACGGGGGTCGCGATCGCGATGCTGACGACGGCGGAGCTCGCCGACGAGATCGAGTCGGGCGACCTCCCGGGATCGATCGTCTTTCACGCCGCCATCGGCGAGGAGACCGCCGAACCGGGGACGAGGACGCTGCTCGAACGGGGCTACGACGGCGAGTACGGCGTCGTTCTCGAACCGACCTCGATGCGGACGGCGACGAGCGAGAAGGGGCTCGCCTGGTACGAGATCACCGTCTCCGGCGACCCGTCCCACGCGAGTCGGCCCGACCAGGGGGAGAACGCCATCCAACACGCGCGACCGGTTCTCGACGCGCTCGCCGACTACGATGCCGACGTGCGGGCGCGGACTGACGACCTCGTCGGGCAGGCGTACGCGACGGTGACGATGTTCGACGCGGGGACGAAGGAGAACGTCGTCCCGGAACGGGCGACGATCACGGTCGACCGGCGGTTCCTCCCCCAGGAGAGCGTCGAGGAGATCGACGCGGAGTTCGACGACCTCCTCGCCGACGTCGCCGCCGACAACGATATCGAGGTGTCGTGGGAGCGCACCCGGACGTACGAGTCGGCCGCCATCGACGAGGACAGTCCCCTGGCTGAGGTGTTCAGACGACACTCCGCCGACGTCGCCGACGTGCCGACGGATCCGTGGGGGGTCAAGGCGTCGACCGACGTCCGGAACTTCGTGAACGACGCCGACATCGAGGCCATCACGTGGGGACCGGGCGACCTCTCGCAGGCGCACACCTACGACGAACACGTCGACCTGTCGGCGGCAGCGGACGGCCTCGAAGCGCTCCGGAGCGCGGCGCGGGAGGTGCTCTCCGGCGACGTGGAGTGA
- a CDS encoding Lrp/AsnC family transcriptional regulator: MNDALRTAPNLDETDLAILERVETDFDVSLETLAEELDLSKSAIHYRLNKLKDNDVIEGITADVDPLAFGLEMVAITDVSVTHEQGYSEDIGEALAGLEGVDQVYYTLGDIDFVVISRVQTREQLNELIDRIVAIGGVNETSSKFVMREFENERSVTANLTPAAREAVLEPSTD; this comes from the coding sequence ATGAACGACGCACTCCGGACCGCGCCGAACCTCGACGAGACCGATCTCGCCATCCTCGAACGGGTCGAGACCGACTTCGACGTCAGCCTCGAGACGCTGGCCGAGGAGCTGGACCTCTCGAAGTCCGCGATCCACTACCGCCTGAATAAGCTCAAGGACAACGACGTCATCGAGGGGATCACCGCGGACGTCGACCCGCTCGCCTTCGGCCTGGAGATGGTCGCGATCACCGACGTCTCCGTCACCCACGAACAGGGCTACTCCGAGGACATCGGCGAGGCCCTCGCCGGCCTCGAGGGCGTCGACCAGGTGTACTACACGCTGGGCGACATCGACTTCGTCGTGATCAGCCGTGTGCAGACGCGCGAGCAACTCAACGAGCTCATCGACCGGATCGTCGCGATCGGCGGCGTCAACGAGACGTCCTCGAAGTTCGTGATGCGAGAGTTCGAAAACGAGCGGTCGGTCACCGCGAACCTCACGCCGGCGGCCCGGGAGGCGGTTCTCGAGCCGTCGACCGACTGA
- a CDS encoding LLM class flavin-dependent oxidoreductase: MDLSIVDLSPVPDDGTATDAYANTVETARRAERLGYSRFWVAEHHGMADTIAGTTPEVLLGHLAAETDSIRLGSGAVLLNHYSPFKVAEEFGALDALAPGRIDAGLGRANGSPAADHALGTDRHVQNPDEDHAEKIEAVVAHLYDEYPDEHAYSDLTIPRSGEDRPVPWVLGSSPSSAAIAGELGLRYCFAAFIRPQLATRALEAYREHFQPSRLAGSSDEPRGVVAVNAVCAGTDQEAARQRSVAEATYARMRRGVVGTRPSVDEAIDELGGAPEPTPATLDADEWPRSISGSPETLADLLAQLAGRVGVDEVMIQHTVADHDDALRSHELLADAVGLDPR, from the coding sequence ATGGACCTCTCTATCGTCGATCTCTCCCCGGTTCCGGACGACGGCACGGCGACCGACGCGTACGCGAACACCGTCGAAACCGCACGTCGGGCCGAGCGACTCGGCTACTCGCGGTTCTGGGTGGCCGAACACCACGGGATGGCGGACACCATCGCGGGCACGACGCCCGAAGTCCTGCTCGGGCACCTCGCCGCCGAGACCGACTCGATCCGGCTCGGGTCCGGGGCGGTGTTACTCAACCACTACAGCCCGTTCAAGGTCGCCGAGGAGTTCGGCGCGCTGGACGCGCTCGCACCCGGTCGGATCGACGCGGGCCTCGGTCGGGCGAACGGGTCGCCGGCAGCCGACCACGCCCTCGGAACGGACCGCCACGTTCAGAATCCGGACGAGGACCACGCCGAGAAGATCGAGGCCGTCGTCGCTCACCTCTACGACGAGTACCCCGACGAGCACGCCTACAGCGACCTGACGATCCCACGCTCGGGCGAGGACCGACCCGTTCCATGGGTGCTCGGGTCGAGTCCATCGAGCGCGGCCATCGCGGGCGAACTCGGGTTGCGGTACTGTTTCGCGGCGTTCATCCGCCCGCAACTGGCCACGCGTGCGCTCGAGGCGTACCGCGAGCACTTCCAGCCGTCGCGGCTGGCCGGCAGCAGCGACGAGCCACGGGGGGTGGTCGCGGTGAACGCGGTCTGTGCGGGGACCGACCAGGAGGCGGCGCGGCAACGATCGGTGGCCGAGGCGACGTACGCGCGGATGCGACGCGGCGTCGTCGGCACCAGGCCGTCGGTCGACGAGGCCATCGACGAACTCGGCGGTGCCCCCGAGCCGACGCCTGCGACACTCGATGCCGACGAGTGGCCACGATCGATCTCCGGGAGTCCGGAGACGCTCGCCGACCTGCTCGCACAACTCGCGGGTCGCGTCGGCGTCGACGAGGTGATGATCCAGCACACCGTCGCCGATCACGACGACGCGCTCCGATCGCACGAACTACTGGCCGACGCCGTCGGCCTCGATCCTCGCTGA
- a CDS encoding helix-turn-helix transcriptional regulator, whose protein sequence is MLSKTMDQSPLDDIEYLARSEHRVTVLTALADRPRSRSDLLENTGSSASTIGRTLRQFEERRWIRRDGHRFTTTELGGFVAAGIRELIDRIETEQRLRDVWRWLPTETSGFTVEMVSDAVVTNAGADNPYGPVNRFVSLLRETDRFRFVGYDVALLEPCKDELSRRIVDGMDTEVIDPPNVARYILSRYEEHCSEPLESGNLLVRLHDDVPSYGLSLFDDRIAISCHNPDSGTVQALLDTDASAAWEWAESTYESYRREARPLTLERTTE, encoded by the coding sequence ATGCTATCAAAGACCATGGACCAGTCGCCGCTCGACGACATCGAGTACCTCGCCCGGTCGGAACACCGCGTCACCGTACTCACCGCCCTGGCCGACCGGCCCCGGAGCCGGTCCGACCTCCTGGAGAATACAGGGTCGTCGGCGTCCACGATCGGGCGGACCCTGCGCCAGTTCGAGGAACGACGATGGATCCGCCGCGACGGACACCGGTTCACGACCACGGAACTGGGCGGGTTCGTCGCGGCTGGAATACGGGAGCTGATCGACCGAATCGAGACGGAGCAGCGGCTACGGGACGTCTGGCGGTGGCTCCCGACCGAGACGAGCGGGTTTACCGTCGAGATGGTGTCCGATGCGGTCGTGACGAACGCCGGGGCCGACAACCCGTACGGTCCGGTGAACCGGTTCGTGTCGCTGCTCCGGGAGACGGACCGGTTCCGGTTCGTGGGGTACGATGTCGCCCTGCTCGAACCGTGTAAGGACGAGCTCTCACGCCGGATCGTCGACGGCATGGACACCGAGGTCATCGATCCGCCGAACGTCGCCAGGTACATCCTCTCACGGTACGAGGAGCACTGTTCCGAACCGCTGGAGAGCGGTAACCTCCTGGTCCGGTTGCACGACGACGTACCCTCCTACGGGCTCAGTCTCTTCGACGACCGAATCGCGATCAGTTGCCACAACCCCGACAGCGGCACGGTGCAGGCACTGCTCGACACCGACGCCTCGGCGGCGTGGGAGTGGGCGGAATCGACGTACGAGTCGTACCGACGCGAGGCCCGACCGCTCACCCTCGAACGGACCACGGAGTGA
- a CDS encoding DUF1326 domain-containing protein, whose amino-acid sequence MADSWSITGDYVEACNCDVSCQCVLLEPPDDDACAVSFAWRIEDGRYGDVDLSGLHAAMLVRSEEGVLFDPAVAWHMVVLVDETADDDQRAALEDVLLGRAGGIFAAAADTHVERAEVATAPFSFTRNDADFSVEVGDVVSMEVVGKYGFNDELGTIAPHPFTKDREMSTGKSTTATVSYDDEFTWDVSGNNAFFCEFELANG is encoded by the coding sequence ATGGCGGATTCCTGGTCCATCACCGGCGACTACGTCGAAGCGTGCAACTGTGACGTCTCCTGTCAGTGCGTCCTCCTGGAGCCCCCGGACGACGACGCCTGTGCCGTCTCGTTCGCGTGGCGGATCGAGGACGGTCGGTACGGCGACGTCGATCTGAGCGGGCTCCACGCGGCGATGCTCGTCCGGAGCGAGGAGGGGGTCCTGTTCGATCCGGCCGTCGCGTGGCACATGGTGGTCCTCGTCGACGAGACGGCCGACGATGATCAGCGGGCCGCCCTCGAGGACGTTCTCCTGGGCCGGGCGGGCGGTATCTTCGCGGCCGCCGCCGATACGCACGTCGAGCGCGCCGAGGTGGCGACCGCCCCCTTCTCGTTCACCCGGAACGATGCGGATTTCTCGGTCGAGGTCGGCGACGTCGTCTCCATGGAGGTGGTCGGGAAGTACGGGTTCAACGATGAACTCGGGACGATCGCACCCCATCCGTTCACCAAGGATCGGGAGATGTCCACTGGAAAATCCACCACCGCCACGGTCTCCTACGACGACGAGTTCACGTGGGACGTCTCGGGGAACAACGCGTTCTTCTGTGAGTTCGAACTGGCGAACGGATGA